Below is a genomic region from Pseudomonas extremaustralis.
CCTCGCGTGCCGGGTGATGTGGTCAACGGCATGGTGGCCACTGACGGCCTGGCGGCGCCGAGCAATGGCGGCATCACCATCGAGCCGACCCCGGGCGCAGTTCCAGCCACCAACAGCGCCACGCCGACCGAACCACAAGCGCCCGCAGTCGCCGAGCGCGTGGTGGATGCCCGCACCACCTACATCCTCAACAGCATCCTCGAGGACGTAATCAAGAAGGGCACCGGCCGACGCGCCATGGCCCTGGGCCGTGCGGATATCGCGGGCAAGACCGGTACCACCAACGAATCCAAGGATGCCTGGTTCTCCGGCTATAACGCCGACTACGTGACCACGGTGTGGACCGGCTACGACCAGCCGGAAAGCCTCGGTCGCCGCGAGTTCGGCGGTACCGTCGCGCTGCCGATCTGGATGAGCTACATGGGCGCGGCACTGAAAGACAAACCGCTGCACACCCAGCCGGAACCGGAAGGCATTCTCAGCCTGCGGATCGATCCGGTCAGCGGCCGCGCGGCCTCGCCGAGCACGCCGAACGCCTACTTCGAACTGTTCAAGAGCGAAGACACGCCGCCGTCGATCAACGAGCTGGGCAATGGCGTGGCACCGGGTAGCCCGCTGCCGGCGGACGAGGCGGCGCCGATCGACCTCTTCTAGACCAATGCGGTCAATCCTGTGGGAGGGGGTTTGCTCCCTCCCACATGTGGATCTGCACACGGCTTGAGTCAATCGCCACACAGCAAAAAGCCCCGACTCGCAAGAGCCGGGGCTTTTTGTTGGTGCGCTACAACGGCTTAGCCGTTGAACACATCATCCACGCTTTGCAGCGGGTAGTTTTTCGGGTACGGCAGGGTGGCCACACCGGTCTCGATCGCGGCTTTGGCCACGGCGTCGGAGATCACGGTGATCAGGCGCTTGTCCATTGGCTTCGGAATGATGTACTCACGACCGAATTCCAGCTTGGCGCCACCGTAGGCATCGCACACATCCTGAGGCACCGGCAGCTTGGCCAGTTCACGCAGGGCGTTGGCGGCTGCCACTTTCATTTCTTCGTTGATGCGTTTGGCGCGAACGTCCAGGGCACCACGGAAGATGAACGGGAAGCCCAGTACGTTGTTGACCTGGTTCGGGTAGTCCGAACGGCCGGTGGCCATGATCACGTCGTCGCGGGTGGCGTGTGCCAGTTCCGGCGCGATCTCTGGGTCCGGGTTGGAGCAGGCGAACACGATCGGGTTGGGCGCCATGGCTTTCAGGCCTTCGGCGCTCAGCAGGTTCGGGCCGGACAGACCGACGAACACGTCGGCACCGTCCAGGGCTTCCGCCAGGGTGCGCTTGGAGGACGGATGGGCAAACATCGCCTTGTACTGGTTCAGGTCGGTACGCTCGGACTGGATCACGCCCTTGCTGTCGACCATGTAGATGTTCTCCAGCTTGGCGCCCATGCTGATGATCAGCTTCATGCAGGAGATTGCCGCGGCACCGGCGCCCAGGCAGACGATCTTGGCGTCAGGCAGGGTTTTACCAGCGATTTCCAGGGCGTTGATCATGCCGGCCGCGGTAACGATCGCGGTGCCGTGCTGGTCATCGTGGAATACCGGAATGTCGCACTGTTCGATCAGGGCCTTTTCGATCTCGAAGCACTCGGGTGCCTTGATGTCTTCCAGGTTGATGCCACCGAAGGTGATGGAAATGCGCTTTACGGTGTCGATGAAAGCCTGAGGGCTTTCGGAATCGACTTCGATGTCGAAAACGTCAATACCGGCAAAGCGCTTGAACAGCACGCCTTTACCTTCCATGACTGGCTTGGATGCCAATGGGCCGAGGTTGCCCAGGCCGAGAATCGCGGTGCCATCGGAAATCACTGCAACCAGGTTGCCTTTGCCGGTGTACTTGTACGCCAGCTCAGGGTCACGGGCGATTTCACGTACGGGCTCGGCAACGCCAGGGCTGTAGGCCAGCGACAGGTCGCGGGCGGTGGCGGTGGCTTTGGTGAGCTCTACACTCAGCTTTCCTGGACGAGGATGGGCATGATATTCGAGAGCGGCAGTTTTCAAATCAGACATATCGGCATTCCGCTTTTACTGTTGGTCGACGGACCGCCGAGGATACTCGTGTCGTAAAGCCCCTACAAGACTGGACAGTCACCGGTGTCAAGCGCCCAGCACTACGACTTTCGGCCAAGAGTCAGCGGATACGGGGCTAAAGTGCTCACAATCACACCACAAATTGTCTACACGTTTTTCTCAAGGAATGGATTTCAGCATGCCTGGATCGGTCAGCGGCAGCAGCCAGCGAGCCTGAGGTTTTTTCAAGCCACCGTGCCGCGAGCGGTCCTGCACCCAGCCACGCGCCTCGATTACACGCCCTTGCAGACCTTTGAGCATGGCCGCGTCGAATTGGCTGGCCTGATCGGATGCAATGCGTAATACCAGTGCCCCCTGCAATTCGATCCAGATACCGCCGCGATTGCGTTCGATCTTGCTGACCCGACCACTGACCACGGCGAACCCGGAGCGCTTGAGCTGCGCCACGGTTTGCACCGGCGATTGGCGCCATATGCCCAGACGCGCCTGGCGAGCGGCATTTTCAGCAGCCTGCTGACACGGGACAAGATCGACGTTCGGCGCCACGCCCACCTGAAACCCCAGGCCTTCGGCCAGCAACTGCGCTTCCAGATTCTCGCCATTGGCGCCATAGAGATGGGCCAGGGTGCGACCGTAGCGATCTTGAGACTCACGCCCCGGCACCAGACCCACGCGCCCATCGCTGGCCGCCACCAGTGCCTCCAGACGCCGGCGGGCGGCAATGGCGAAGGGCTCGTCGGCGCGACCTTTCCTGGCGGTTTCCGGCGCATTGATGCCGATCATCCGCACGCTGCGGCCATCCTTGAGGCGCACCGTGTCGCCATCCACCACACGCTGCACCTCCACGCGGGCCAGCGTCGCCGGCGCAGGGCAAAACACCTCGGCCCGGGCAGTCGACAGCCAAATCGCGGGCACAAAAAAGGCGCCCACAAGGGACGCCTTTTTCAACAGCTGGCAAAAGCCCATAAGGCTTTTGAGCCTTACTCTGCTGGAGTAGCAGCAGGCTTCTTGCCGAAAGCACCAAAGCGATCTGCGAAGCGCTGTACACGGCCGCCGGTGTCCAGAGTTTTCTGCTTACCGGTGTAGAACGGGTGGCACTCGTTGCATACGTCAGTACCCAGTGGCTTGCACAGGTTCGAGCGAGTTTCGAACTTGTTGCCGCAGCTGCAGGTTACTTCGATGGTTTCGTACGCTGGATGGATATCGGCTTTCATGGTGACTTCCTCGGGCTAGCGTGCCGCCACTCGACACTATTGTCGAATACCGCACGTAATTAGGCCGCGGATTCTACCAGACCTTTTTAAACGCGCAAGCGGCGGCACCCATCGCTTGCCCCCATAAGAGCACCTTTCATCAGAAATCCCCGGCATACCCAAGGCTCCGCCTGTCTGCTAGGCTCCCGCCCCTGCGCCACCGCCTGCCTTTATAGATGAGACCCCCGCGTGCCCGACGCCATCTTGCGCCTCGCCCTGCCCTCGCCCCTGCGCCGCCTGTTCGATTACCGGGCTCCGGCTGGCGTGCTGCGCGCGCAGTTGCAGCCGGGCATGCGCGTGCGTGTGCCCTTCGGCCGGCGGGAAATGATCGGCATCCTGGTGGAAATCGCCGACCACAGCGAAGTGCCGGCGGAAAAACTCAAACCGGCAGTGGCCATCCTCGATACCACGCCACCGCTGCCGCCGACACTGTTCAAGCTGTGCCTGTGGACCGCCCAGTATTACCAGCACAGCCTGGGCGACACCCTGAGCTGGGCGCTGCCGGTGTTGCTGCGCCAGGGCGAACTGGCCGAAGCGCGCCAGGAGCGTTTCTGGTCGACGGTGCCCGGCGCGCGCCTCGATGACCCGCGCATCGCTCGTGCGCCACGCCAGCGCGAGGCCCTGGCGACCCTGGCCCAGCACCCCCATGGCGTGGCCCATCAGCTATTGAGCAAGTTGATGCTGAGCAAAGACAGCCTTGACCTGCTGCTCGACAAAGGCCTGGTGCAAGTCGAGATCCGCAAGCACGCGCCGGACCCGCGCCATGAACACTGGCTGGCCCAACCGGAATTGCCGCTGAACCCCGAACAACGCGCCGCTTACGAAGCGATCCGCGCCGGCTTCGACAGTTTCCATGCGTTCCTGCTGGCCGGCGTCACCGGCAGTGGCAAGACCGAAGTCTATTTGCAACTGATCCGCGAAACCCTACAGGCCGGCAAACAGGCGCTGGTGCTGATCCCCGAGATCAACCTGGGGCCGCAGACCCTGGCGCGTTTCGAACAGCGCTTCAACGCACGCATCGCCCTGGTGCACTCGGCGGTCAACGACCGTGAACGCCTGGAGTCGTGGCTGGCGGCGCGGGACGGCGAGGCCGACATCATCATCGGTACCCGTTCGGCGCTGTTCACGCCGATGAAGAACCCCGGCCTGATCATCGTCGACGAGGAGCACGACGGCTCCTATAAACAGCAGGAGGGCCTGCGCTACCACGCCCGCGACCTGGCCTTGGTGCGCGCACGCCAGGAAGACATTCCGATCGTGCTGGGCTCGGCCACGCCGTCCCTGGAAAGCCTGCACAACGCCTACACCGGCCGTTATGGATTGCTCCGCCTGAACGAGCGCGCGGGCGGCGCCAAACAGCCACGTTTCCTGCGCCTGGATGTCAAAAGCCGCCCGCTGGACAGCGGCATTTCCGGGCCGATGCAGCAAGCCATCGGCCAGACCCTCGCCGCCGGCCAACAGGTATTGGTGTTTCTCAATCGCCGCGGCTTTGCACCGACCTTGCTGTGCCATGACTGCGGCTGGATGTCCGAGTGCGAGCGCTGCGATGCGCGCATGACCGTGCACCAGCGCCATGGCGAACTGCGCTGCCACCATTGCGGCCATGTGGAACGCATACCGCGCCACTGCCCGCAATGCGGCAAGGTCGACCTGCGCCCGGTCGGCGCAGGCACCGAGCGCGCCGAAGAGCGCCTGGGCATTCTGTTCCCGGACTACCCGGTGCTGCGGGTCGACCGCGACAGCACCTCGCGCAAAGACGCGATGAACCAGTTGTTCGCCACCATCCAGAAGGGCCAGCCGTGCATCCTGGTGGGCACGCAGATGCTTGCCAAAGGCCACCACTTTCCACGGGTCACCCTGGTGTCGATCCTGGATGCCGACGGCGGCCTGTTCTCCGGCGACTTCCGCGCCAGCGAGCGCATGGCGCAGTTGATCGTGCAGGTCGCCGGGCGCGCCGGACGTGCCGAGGAGCCGGGCAAGGTGATCATCCAGACGCACCTGGCCGACCACCCGCTGCTGATTCAACTGACAGAACAAGGCTACTTTGCCTTCGCCGAGCAGGCCTTGAGCGAGCGCCGCGCCGCCGGCCTGCCGCCCTTTGCGCACCTGGCACTGCTGCGCGCCGAGGCTCACAAGCCGGGGCAGGCCGAAGGGTTTCTCGATGAAGCATGCAGCGCCGCTGAACGTTTGCTCGGTGAGCTGGGTCTGAGCGGCATCGAATTGCTCGGCCCGGTGCCGGCCCCCATGGAACGCCGCGCCGGGCGTTATCGCGCGCAGTTACTCTTGCAGGCCACCTCCCGCGCGCCACTGCATCGGCTGTTAAGTAGCTGGTTGCTTGCCCTGGAGCAAATGCCCAGCGGTCGCCAGGTGCGATGGTCATTGGATGTGGACCCGGTCGACCTGTACTAGCCCTGCTGGAGCGAGCTTGCTCGCGAAAACCCCGGGAGCGCCGCGTAAACCCAAATATCCGCGTTATCGTTGACGATTTTCGCGAGCAAGCTCGCTCCTACAGTGGGCAGGATGCCCTGAAAGAGCCCCGCAGGTCTGGAACGGTTGGCAAGCCCGCCCTCGCCACGGATAATGCCGAGTTTTTCCACCTGCGCATCGTGCGCCGCCGCTTGCGGTCGAAAGAGAACACCATGAAAGACACCATTCGCCAGCTGATCCAACAAGCCCTCACCCAACTCGTCAACGAAGGTGTGTTGCCTGAAGGCCTGACGCCGGCGATCCAGGTGGAAAACACCCGCGACAAGACCCACGGTGACTTCGCCAGCAACATCGCGATGATGCTGGCCAAGCCGGCCGGCATGAAGCCGCGCGACCTGGCGGAGAAAATCATCGCCGCGCTGCCGGCCGACCCGCAGGTGAGCAAGGCCGAAATCGCCGGCCCTGGCTTTATCAACGTCTTCCAGAACACCCAGGCCCTGGCTTCGCGCCTGGACGCCGCCCTGGCGGACGCCAGAATCGGCGTGCGCAAGGCCGGCGCCAGCCAGCGCGTGGTCATCGACCTGTCGGCGCCGAACCTGGCCAAAGAGATGCACGTCGGCCACCTGCGCTCGACCATCATCGGCGACGGCGTGGCGCGGGTGCTGGAATTCCTCGGCGACACCGTGATCCGTCAGAACCACGTGGGCGACTGGGGCACCCAGTTCGGCATGTTGATGGCCTACCTGCAGGAAAACCCGATCACCAGCAACGAGCTGTCTGACCTGGAGAACTTCTACCGCGCCGCGAAGAAACGCTTCGACGAGTCCGCAGAATTCGCCGACCGTGCCCGTGGCCTGGTGGTCAAGTTGCAAGCCGGCGACAAGGAATGCCTGGAACTGTGGAGCCGCTTCCGCGATATCTCGCTGGCCCACTGCCAGAAAATCTACGAACTGCTCAACGTCAAACTGACCATGGCCGACGTGATGGGCGAAAGCGCCTACAACGATGACCTGATCAATGTGGTCAACGACCTCAAGGCCAAGGGCCTGCTGGTCGAGAGCAACGGCGCGCAGTGCGTGTTCCTCGAAGAATTCAAGACCGCCGACGGCGAGCCGCTGCCGGTGATCATCGTCAAGGCCGACGGCGGCTACCTCTATGCCACCACCGACCTGGCCGCCGTGCGCTACCGCAGCGGTGTGCTCAAGGCCGATCGCGCGCTGTATTTCGTCGACCAGCGCCAGGCCCTGCACTTCCAGCAGGTGTTCGAAGTGGCGCGCCGCGCCGGTTTCGTCACCCACCCGATGCACATGGAGCACATGGGTTTCGGCACCATGAACGGCGCCGATGGCCGCCCGTTCAAGACCCGCGACGGCGGCACCGTGAAGCTGATCGACCTGCTCAACGAAGCCCAGGAACGTGCCTACACCCTGGTGAAAGAAAAGAACCCGGAACTGGCCGACGCCGACCTGCGCAACATCGCCCGCGTGGTGGGCATCGGTGCGGTGAAATACGCCGACCTGTCCAAGCACCGCACCAGCGACTACAGCTTCAACTTTGATCTGATGCTCAACTTCGAGGGCAACACCGCGCCGTACCTGCTGTACGCCTACACCCGCGTCGCCGGGGTGTTCCGCAAGCTGGGCAAGGACTTCAGCGAAGTCCAGGGGCAGATCAACCTGGAGGCACCGCACGAACAGGAATTGGCTGCCAAGCTGGCGCAATTCGGCGAAGTGCTGAACAGCGTCGGCGAAAAAGGCACCCCGCATATCCTGTGTACCTACCTGTACGAAGTCGCCGGGTTGTTCTCCAGCTTCTACGAGAACTGCCCGATCCTCACCGCCGACGACGAAGCCCAGAAGCAGAGTCGCCTGCGCCTCGCCGCACTGGCTGGACGGACCCTCAAGCAAGGCCTGGAACTGTTGGGCCTGGAAACCCTGGAGCGTATGTAAGTTGGCTGCCAAGAAAAAACCTGCACCCAAGCGCGGCGCGAGCCGCTACCAGGCCCCGGCAAAGAAGCCGATCCCGGGCTGGTTGTGGATGGCCATCGGCCTCACGGTCGGCGCGTTTATTGTCTTCCTGATGAAGCTGGATCCCGGCCAGGGCGATGATGTCAAACGGGTCAAACAGGAACAGCAGAAGGCCACCAAAATGGCCGAAGCCAACAAGACCACACCAAGCCCGACGGCGCCGGTGAAGCCGAAGTACGACTTCTACACGCTGTTGCCGGAATCGGAAGTGATCGTGCCACCCGACGCCGTGCCGGAGAAAACCCTGCCGACGCCGCAGGTACCGACCACCCCGGTAACCCCGGCGGAAGCCGCGAAAATCGACACTGCGCGCGCCCAGGCCGCGTTGGCCGGGATTACCCCGCCACCACCGCCGCCGGTTGCAACCACCAAGGCGGCGCCAGTGACCAAATTCTTCCTGCAAGCGGGCTCGTTCCCGAAACAGGCGGATGCGGATCGCGTGCGCGCGCAGATCATTCTGCTGGGCCAGGCGGTCACGGTGGAATCCGGCACGGTGAAGGATGCGACCTGGTATCGCGTGTTGGTGGGCCCGTTCAGCAACCGTGAACAGCTGACCGTGGCGCAGAAACAATTGGCCGGCGCAGGCTTTAGCAACCTGTTGTTACAACAGCGCCAGAGCCGCTGACTCGGGCTCAACGCCGATCAAAATGTGGGAGGGGGCTCGCTCCCGATGGCGGTCTTTCAGACAGATGCATGCTGACTGACACACCGCTATCGGGAGCGAGCCCCCTCCCACATGGGTTTTGGAGTGTTCCTGAAAGGGTGTAAGACCAATGGCCACCATTCGTCCGCACCAGCCCCCCAAGGTTGAAATCCCCTGCACCACCCCCATATGAGTTCCCACCAGGGCATTTTCGCCCCGCTGCGTGGAGACTCTCCCCTTGACCACCATCGTTTCAGTACGTCGCCACGGCAAAGTCGTCATGGGCGGCGACGGCCAGGTTTCCTTGGGTAATACCGTGATGAAAGGCAACGCCAAGAAAGTGCGTCGCCTGTACCACGGCCAGGTGCTGGCTGGCTTCGCCGGCGCGACTGCCGATGCCTTCACTCTGTTCGAGCGTTTCGAAGGCCAACTGGAAAAACACCAGGGCCACTTGGTTCGCGCCGCCGTCGAACTCGCCAAAGAATGGCGCACCGATCGCTCCCTCAGCCGCCTCGAGGCCATGCTGGCCGTGGCCAACAAGGATGCGTCGCTGATCATCACCGGTAACGGCGATGTGGTTGAGCCTGAACATGGCTTGATCGCCATGGGTTCCGGCGGTGGCTACGCCCAGGCGGCGGCCAGCGCACTGTTGAAGAAAACCGACCTGTCGGCCCGGGAAATCGTCGAGACCGCACTGGGTATCGCCGGCGATATCTGCGTGTTCACCAACCACAACTTCACCATTGAGGAGCAGGACCTCGCCGAGTAAGCCACAGGCTTATTCGCGCTTGAGGACCGCCAAACATTATGTCCATGACTCCCCGCGAAATCGTCCATGAACTCAATCGCCATATCATCGGCCAGGACGATGCCAAGCGCGCCGTTGCCATCGCGCTGCGTAACCGCTGGCGCCGGATGCAACTGCCCGAAGAACTGCGCGTTGAAGTGACGCCCAAGAACATCCTGATGATCGGCCCCACCGGCGTCGGTAAAACCGAGATCGCCCGGCGCCTGGCCAAGCTGGCCAATGCCCCGTTCATCAAGGTCGAAGCGACCAAGTTCACCGAAGTCGGCTATGTCGGCCGCGATGTCGAGTCGATCATCCGCGACCTGGCCGACGCGGCCCTCAAGCTGCTGCGCGAACAGGAAATGACCAAGGTCAGCCTGCGCGCCGAAGACGCCGCCGAAGAACGCATCCT
It encodes:
- a CDS encoding malic enzyme-like NAD(P)-binding protein, coding for MSDLKTAALEYHAHPRPGKLSVELTKATATARDLSLAYSPGVAEPVREIARDPELAYKYTGKGNLVAVISDGTAILGLGNLGPLASKPVMEGKGVLFKRFAGIDVFDIEVDSESPQAFIDTVKRISITFGGINLEDIKAPECFEIEKALIEQCDIPVFHDDQHGTAIVTAAGMINALEIAGKTLPDAKIVCLGAGAAAISCMKLIISMGAKLENIYMVDSKGVIQSERTDLNQYKAMFAHPSSKRTLAEALDGADVFVGLSGPNLLSAEGLKAMAPNPIVFACSNPDPEIAPELAHATRDDVIMATGRSDYPNQVNNVLGFPFIFRGALDVRAKRINEEMKVAAANALRELAKLPVPQDVCDAYGGAKLEFGREYIIPKPMDKRLITVISDAVAKAAIETGVATLPYPKNYPLQSVDDVFNG
- a CDS encoding thermonuclease family protein, encoding MGFCQLLKKASLVGAFFVPAIWLSTARAEVFCPAPATLARVEVQRVVDGDTVRLKDGRSVRMIGINAPETARKGRADEPFAIAARRRLEALVAASDGRVGLVPGRESQDRYGRTLAHLYGANGENLEAQLLAEGLGFQVGVAPNVDLVPCQQAAENAARQARLGIWRQSPVQTVAQLKRSGFAVVSGRVSKIERNRGGIWIELQGALVLRIASDQASQFDAAMLKGLQGRVIEARGWVQDRSRHGGLKKPQARWLLPLTDPGMLKSIP
- the rpmE gene encoding 50S ribosomal protein L31, yielding MKADIHPAYETIEVTCSCGNKFETRSNLCKPLGTDVCNECHPFYTGKQKTLDTGGRVQRFADRFGAFGKKPAATPAE
- a CDS encoding primosomal protein N' encodes the protein MPDAILRLALPSPLRRLFDYRAPAGVLRAQLQPGMRVRVPFGRREMIGILVEIADHSEVPAEKLKPAVAILDTTPPLPPTLFKLCLWTAQYYQHSLGDTLSWALPVLLRQGELAEARQERFWSTVPGARLDDPRIARAPRQREALATLAQHPHGVAHQLLSKLMLSKDSLDLLLDKGLVQVEIRKHAPDPRHEHWLAQPELPLNPEQRAAYEAIRAGFDSFHAFLLAGVTGSGKTEVYLQLIRETLQAGKQALVLIPEINLGPQTLARFEQRFNARIALVHSAVNDRERLESWLAARDGEADIIIGTRSALFTPMKNPGLIIVDEEHDGSYKQQEGLRYHARDLALVRARQEDIPIVLGSATPSLESLHNAYTGRYGLLRLNERAGGAKQPRFLRLDVKSRPLDSGISGPMQQAIGQTLAAGQQVLVFLNRRGFAPTLLCHDCGWMSECERCDARMTVHQRHGELRCHHCGHVERIPRHCPQCGKVDLRPVGAGTERAEERLGILFPDYPVLRVDRDSTSRKDAMNQLFATIQKGQPCILVGTQMLAKGHHFPRVTLVSILDADGGLFSGDFRASERMAQLIVQVAGRAGRAEEPGKVIIQTHLADHPLLIQLTEQGYFAFAEQALSERRAAGLPPFAHLALLRAEAHKPGQAEGFLDEACSAAERLLGELGLSGIELLGPVPAPMERRAGRYRAQLLLQATSRAPLHRLLSSWLLALEQMPSGRQVRWSLDVDPVDLY
- the argS gene encoding arginine--tRNA ligase: MKDTIRQLIQQALTQLVNEGVLPEGLTPAIQVENTRDKTHGDFASNIAMMLAKPAGMKPRDLAEKIIAALPADPQVSKAEIAGPGFINVFQNTQALASRLDAALADARIGVRKAGASQRVVIDLSAPNLAKEMHVGHLRSTIIGDGVARVLEFLGDTVIRQNHVGDWGTQFGMLMAYLQENPITSNELSDLENFYRAAKKRFDESAEFADRARGLVVKLQAGDKECLELWSRFRDISLAHCQKIYELLNVKLTMADVMGESAYNDDLINVVNDLKAKGLLVESNGAQCVFLEEFKTADGEPLPVIIVKADGGYLYATTDLAAVRYRSGVLKADRALYFVDQRQALHFQQVFEVARRAGFVTHPMHMEHMGFGTMNGADGRPFKTRDGGTVKLIDLLNEAQERAYTLVKEKNPELADADLRNIARVVGIGAVKYADLSKHRTSDYSFNFDLMLNFEGNTAPYLLYAYTRVAGVFRKLGKDFSEVQGQINLEAPHEQELAAKLAQFGEVLNSVGEKGTPHILCTYLYEVAGLFSSFYENCPILTADDEAQKQSRLRLAALAGRTLKQGLELLGLETLERM
- a CDS encoding SPOR domain-containing protein; its protein translation is MAAKKKPAPKRGASRYQAPAKKPIPGWLWMAIGLTVGAFIVFLMKLDPGQGDDVKRVKQEQQKATKMAEANKTTPSPTAPVKPKYDFYTLLPESEVIVPPDAVPEKTLPTPQVPTTPVTPAEAAKIDTARAQAALAGITPPPPPPVATTKAAPVTKFFLQAGSFPKQADADRVRAQIILLGQAVTVESGTVKDATWYRVLVGPFSNREQLTVAQKQLAGAGFSNLLLQQRQSR
- the hslV gene encoding ATP-dependent protease subunit HslV; the encoded protein is MTTIVSVRRHGKVVMGGDGQVSLGNTVMKGNAKKVRRLYHGQVLAGFAGATADAFTLFERFEGQLEKHQGHLVRAAVELAKEWRTDRSLSRLEAMLAVANKDASLIITGNGDVVEPEHGLIAMGSGGGYAQAAASALLKKTDLSAREIVETALGIAGDICVFTNHNFTIEEQDLAE